A section of the Syntrophorhabdaceae bacterium genome encodes:
- a CDS encoding type II toxin-antitoxin system HicB family antitoxin — translation MKKPRFEDYAIEIRPLKEAEGGGFLVTFPDLPGCMADGETPEEALADAKAAFESWMEAQKEWGRPYPAPVSGTTSGKFVQRIPKSLHAKLVKRARQEGVSLNTLVLTFIAEGIGKREGKNRAA, via the coding sequence ATGAAGAAACCGAGGTTCGAGGATTACGCAATCGAGATCAGACCCTTGAAGGAAGCGGAAGGCGGGGGATTTCTTGTGACCTTTCCCGATCTTCCCGGCTGCATGGCTGACGGGGAAACCCCGGAAGAGGCCCTCGCGGATGCGAAGGCCGCATTCGAGAGCTGGATGGAGGCCCAGAAGGAGTGGGGCCGGCCTTACCCCGCCCCCGTGTCGGGCACGACGTCCGGCAAGTTCGTCCAGCGGATACCCAAATCCCTCCATGCCAAGCTGGTCAAGCGCGCCAGGCAGGAAGGTGTAAGCCTCAATACCCTTGTCCTCACCTTCATCGCGGAAGGGATCGGCAAGAGAGAGGGCAAAAACCGGGCAGCCTGA
- a CDS encoding PIN domain-containing protein gives MIIADTSVWIEFLKGKEPFLTELGLLLEERQVIALECVFGELLQGAKTRRERKVITEYWNNLPKIEERGLWVRAGLHAGEQKLFAKGLGLIDVFILTAAGSISARVWTLDKKMASLLTENMTFP, from the coding sequence ATGATCATTGCCGACACGTCCGTGTGGATCGAGTTCCTGAAGGGAAAAGAGCCTTTTCTTACAGAACTGGGCTTGCTGCTGGAAGAAAGGCAGGTCATCGCCCTTGAATGCGTCTTTGGCGAACTGCTGCAGGGTGCAAAGACGAGGCGCGAGCGCAAAGTCATCACGGAGTACTGGAACAACCTCCCAAAGATCGAAGAGCGGGGTCTCTGGGTAAGAGCCGGGCTTCACGCGGGGGAACAGAAACTTTTCGCCAAAGGCCTCGGACTCATCGATGTCTTCATTCTAACGGCGGCAGGATCGATTAGCGCAAGAGTCTGGACCCTCGACAAGAAGATGGCCTCCCTCCTGACAGAGAACATGACCTTCCCCTGA